A single genomic interval of Quadrisphaera sp. RL12-1S harbors:
- a CDS encoding NUDIX domain-containing protein, with amino-acid sequence MDDRADQGGLPAARPNAALTADVVALHRSGGVDRVLLVRRGSQPFAGRWALPGGFVDPDEDPQVAALRELAEETGLDLADVALRELGLYGAPGRDPRGRVVSSAWWVRLPEADAPAEVVGGDDAAEASWVPLREVLGGPDQDDDGGGRGQLAFDHAGVLRDALRRDAAAAPARSIAVRFDLPDAAALAAFDALVADVLPGFAADEPGTLTYVVHAVEGEPLARVFFEEYAEGGHAAHEARPATAAFLDRVRELTGGAIRAELLVPVGAVRP; translated from the coding sequence GTGGACGACCGAGCAGACCAGGGCGGGCTGCCGGCAGCCCGCCCCAACGCCGCCCTGACCGCCGACGTCGTGGCGCTCCACCGCTCCGGCGGCGTCGACCGGGTGCTGCTGGTGCGGCGCGGGTCCCAGCCGTTCGCGGGCCGCTGGGCGCTGCCGGGCGGCTTCGTCGACCCCGACGAGGACCCGCAGGTCGCCGCGCTGCGCGAGCTGGCCGAGGAGACCGGCCTGGACCTGGCCGACGTCGCCCTGCGCGAGCTGGGGCTCTACGGCGCCCCGGGGCGCGACCCCCGGGGCCGGGTGGTCAGCAGCGCGTGGTGGGTGCGCCTGCCCGAGGCGGACGCGCCGGCCGAGGTGGTCGGTGGGGACGACGCCGCGGAGGCCTCGTGGGTGCCCCTGCGCGAGGTGCTCGGCGGCCCGGACCAGGACGACGACGGCGGCGGCCGCGGCCAGCTGGCCTTCGACCACGCGGGGGTGCTCCGCGACGCCCTGCGGCGGGACGCCGCCGCGGCCCCGGCACGCTCGATCGCCGTGCGCTTCGACCTGCCGGACGCCGCGGCGCTGGCGGCGTTCGACGCGCTGGTGGCGGACGTGCTGCCGGGGTTCGCCGCCGACGAGCCGGGCACGCTCACCTACGTCGTCCACGCGGTGGAGGGCGAGCCGCTGGCCCGCGTGTTCTTCGAGGAGTACGCCGAGGGCGGCCACGCCGCGCACGAGGCCCGCCCCGCGACCGCCGCCTTCCTGGACCGCGTGCGCGAGCTGACCGGTGGGGCCATCAGGGCCGAGCTCCTCGTGCCGGTGGGCGCCGTCCGCCCGTGA
- a CDS encoding cysteine desulfurase family protein, with amino-acid sequence MTHYLDHAATSPPTREVLEAVWPYLVQVTANPASVHTPGQQAKEGLERARATAASALGCRPGEVVFTSGGTESDGLAVLGIAPAVVAARGRERHLVTTAVEHSAVLEPARELERRGWRVDVVGVDAEGRLDLAQLDRVVTERTALVSVMHANNEVGTVQPIAGPGGAAALCAERGVALHVDAVQSAGVLDLRELWALGSARGGVAAVSVSAHKLGGLRGSGLLAVRSGTPLEPVALGGGQERGRRSGTVDVASAVGLATALAGAAARREHEVVRLAALRDRLVAGVLAAGAAAGVEVALTGAAPGAGRLPGHASFVLPGLSGEVVLAELDLAGVACSSGSACSADSDDASHVLVAMGLDGGPAGAARSAVRATLGWSSTDADVDALLAALPVALSRSRL; translated from the coding sequence ATGACGCACTACCTCGACCACGCCGCCACCTCCCCGCCCACGCGGGAGGTGCTGGAGGCCGTCTGGCCCTACCTCGTGCAGGTCACGGCCAACCCGGCATCCGTGCACACCCCCGGCCAGCAGGCGAAGGAGGGGCTGGAGCGTGCGCGCGCGACCGCCGCCTCGGCCCTCGGGTGCCGGCCGGGTGAGGTGGTCTTCACCTCGGGGGGGACCGAGTCCGACGGGCTGGCCGTGCTGGGGATCGCCCCCGCGGTGGTGGCGGCGCGCGGGCGCGAGCGGCACCTCGTCACCACCGCCGTCGAGCACTCCGCGGTGCTGGAGCCGGCGCGCGAGCTGGAGCGGCGCGGGTGGCGGGTCGACGTCGTCGGGGTCGACGCCGAGGGCCGCCTCGACCTCGCGCAGCTGGACCGGGTGGTGACCGAGCGGACGGCGCTGGTCTCCGTCATGCACGCGAACAACGAGGTCGGCACCGTGCAGCCGATCGCCGGGCCCGGCGGGGCGGCCGCGCTGTGCGCCGAGCGCGGGGTGGCGCTGCACGTGGACGCCGTCCAGAGCGCCGGGGTGCTGGACCTGCGCGAGCTGTGGGCCCTGGGGTCCGCGCGCGGGGGTGTGGCGGCGGTGAGCGTGTCGGCGCACAAGCTGGGCGGGCTGCGCGGGTCGGGGCTGCTGGCCGTGCGGTCGGGGACGCCGCTGGAGCCAGTGGCCCTGGGCGGCGGCCAGGAGCGCGGGCGGCGCTCGGGCACGGTGGACGTGGCGTCCGCGGTGGGGCTCGCGACGGCGCTGGCGGGGGCGGCGGCGCGGCGCGAGCACGAGGTGGTGCGGCTGGCGGCGCTGCGCGACCGGCTGGTGGCCGGGGTGCTGGCCGCGGGCGCCGCCGCGGGCGTCGAGGTGGCGCTGACGGGCGCCGCGCCCGGTGCGGGGCGCCTGCCGGGGCACGCGTCGTTCGTGCTGCCGGGGCTGTCGGGAGAGGTGGTGCTGGCCGAGCTGGACCTGGCGGGGGTGGCCTGCTCGTCGGGGTCGGCGTGCTCGGCGGACAGCGACGACGCCTCGCACGTGCTGGTGGCGATGGGGCTGGACGGCGGCCCGGCCGGTGCCGCCCGCAGCGCCGTGCGCGCCACGCTGGGGTGGAGCTCCACCGACGCCGACGTCGACGCGCTCCTGGCGGCGCTGCCCGTGGCTCTGTCACGATCACGCCTGTGA
- a CDS encoding aldo/keto reductase family protein, whose product MEFRKLGRSGLKISEITYGNWLTHGSQVENDVATQCVRAALDAGISTFDTADVYANGAAEVVLGEALKGERRESLEVFTKVYWPVGPKGKNDVGLSRKHVLEGIDNSLERLGMDYVDLYQAHRYDHETPLEETISAFADVVAAGKALYIGVSEWTADQIRAGQALATQAGFRLVSNQPQYSALYRVIEGQVVPTSRELGLSQIVFSPVAQGVLTGKYLPGQQPPAGSRATDDKGGAQMISRWMRDDVLAAVQELKPVAADLGLSMAALAVAWVLQNDNVAAAIIGASRPEQVTDNVKASGVRLPAEVMTKIDDLLGGVVASDPALTAASAPYQRPA is encoded by the coding sequence ATGGAGTTCAGGAAGCTCGGACGCAGCGGTCTCAAGATCTCGGAGATCACCTACGGCAACTGGCTGACCCACGGCTCGCAGGTCGAGAACGACGTCGCCACGCAGTGCGTGCGCGCCGCGCTCGACGCGGGCATCTCGACCTTCGACACCGCCGACGTGTACGCCAACGGCGCCGCCGAGGTGGTCCTCGGTGAGGCGCTCAAGGGCGAGCGGCGCGAGTCCCTCGAGGTCTTCACCAAGGTGTACTGGCCGGTCGGCCCGAAGGGGAAGAACGACGTCGGCCTGTCGCGCAAGCACGTCCTCGAGGGCATCGACAACAGCCTCGAGCGGCTCGGCATGGACTACGTGGACCTCTACCAGGCCCACCGGTACGACCACGAGACGCCGCTGGAGGAGACCATCTCGGCCTTCGCGGACGTGGTGGCCGCTGGCAAGGCCCTCTACATCGGCGTCTCGGAGTGGACCGCGGACCAGATCCGCGCCGGCCAGGCGCTCGCCACCCAGGCGGGCTTCCGCCTGGTCTCGAACCAGCCGCAGTACTCGGCGCTGTACCGCGTCATCGAGGGGCAGGTCGTGCCGACCTCGCGGGAGCTGGGGCTGTCGCAGATCGTCTTCTCCCCCGTGGCGCAGGGCGTGCTCACGGGCAAGTACCTGCCCGGCCAGCAGCCGCCGGCGGGGAGCCGCGCGACGGACGACAAGGGCGGCGCGCAGATGATCTCCCGGTGGATGCGCGACGACGTGCTCGCCGCCGTCCAGGAGCTCAAGCCGGTGGCCGCCGACCTCGGCCTGTCGATGGCGGCCCTCGCGGTGGCGTGGGTGCTCCAGAACGACAACGTGGCCGCGGCGATCATCGGCGCGTCCCGGCCGGAGCAGGTCACCGACAACGTCAAGGCCTCGGGCGTGCGCCTGCCCGCCGAGGTCATGACGAAGATCGACGACCTGCTCGGCGGCGTCGTCGCCTCCGACCCGGCCCTCACCGCGGCCAGCGCTCCCTACCAGCGCCCCGCCTGA
- a CDS encoding L-aspartate oxidase, with protein MTSPTTTGAPAVPVERLAVDVLVVGSGIAGLTTALEVLRLAPGARVAVATKAALGDGATAWAQGGIAAVLTDDQPAGAERAGSADAVSLHVADTLAAGDGLCTADAVAVLCAAGADAVTALERRGLVLDRRVDGTRARGLEAAHSRPRIVHAGGDTTGAHVAAALGAAVRASRAALLERTSLVALVTPAGPGTPVTGARLRGPGGEDVLVSARAVVLATGGYAQVHAHTTTPAVATGDGLAAAVRAGAVARDVEMVQFHPTAGAGPDGRAFLVSEAVRGEGAVLLDATGRRFTDELAPRDVVARACAAAMAAQGGAPVLLDATGIAGLSARFPGIDALTRAAGLDWTREPVPVTPAAHYAMGGVLTDLDGRTTLHGLWAVGEVASTGVHGANRLASNSLLEGAVFGARAAAAITGHSASDGVVDGASDGGAVPLDVELPAGVLPRAELRELVWEHAGLLRDRAGLELLTKTLAGAVPHQRTTDAADVADLEVRALTDVAALLAAGALAREESRGAHARTDHPSRCEPARHVLLRATAGGAA; from the coding sequence GTGACCAGCCCGACGACGACGGGCGCGCCAGCGGTCCCGGTGGAGCGGCTCGCCGTGGACGTGCTCGTGGTCGGGTCCGGCATCGCCGGGCTGACGACGGCGCTCGAGGTGCTGCGCCTGGCCCCCGGAGCCCGCGTGGCCGTGGCGACGAAGGCGGCGCTCGGCGACGGCGCGACCGCGTGGGCGCAGGGCGGCATCGCCGCGGTGCTCACCGACGACCAGCCGGCCGGCGCCGAGCGCGCCGGCAGCGCCGATGCTGTCTCCCTGCACGTGGCCGACACGCTCGCCGCGGGCGACGGCCTCTGCACGGCGGACGCCGTCGCCGTGCTGTGCGCTGCCGGCGCGGACGCCGTCACCGCCCTGGAGCGGCGCGGCCTGGTGCTCGACCGCCGCGTCGACGGCACCCGCGCGAGGGGCCTCGAGGCCGCCCACTCCCGGCCCCGCATCGTCCACGCCGGAGGCGACACCACCGGCGCCCACGTCGCCGCGGCCCTGGGCGCCGCGGTGAGGGCCTCCCGCGCCGCGCTGCTCGAGCGGACCTCCCTCGTGGCGCTGGTCACCCCGGCCGGCCCGGGGACCCCCGTCACGGGAGCGCGCCTGCGCGGCCCCGGCGGCGAGGACGTGCTGGTCAGCGCCCGCGCCGTGGTCCTCGCGACCGGTGGGTACGCCCAGGTCCACGCGCACACCACCACGCCCGCGGTCGCCACCGGTGACGGCCTCGCGGCCGCCGTGCGCGCCGGGGCGGTGGCCCGCGACGTCGAGATGGTCCAGTTCCACCCGACGGCCGGGGCGGGTCCCGACGGCCGCGCCTTCCTGGTCTCCGAGGCCGTGCGCGGTGAGGGCGCGGTGCTGCTCGACGCCACCGGCCGCCGGTTCACCGACGAGCTGGCCCCGCGCGACGTGGTCGCCCGCGCCTGCGCCGCCGCGATGGCCGCCCAGGGCGGGGCTCCGGTCCTCCTCGACGCCACCGGGATCGCAGGCCTGAGCGCCCGCTTCCCCGGCATCGACGCCCTGACGCGCGCCGCCGGGCTGGACTGGACGCGCGAGCCCGTGCCCGTCACACCGGCCGCGCACTACGCGATGGGCGGTGTGCTGACCGACCTCGACGGGCGCACCACGCTGCACGGCCTGTGGGCGGTCGGCGAGGTCGCCTCGACCGGCGTCCACGGCGCGAACCGCCTGGCCTCGAACTCGCTGCTGGAGGGCGCGGTCTTCGGGGCGCGCGCGGCGGCCGCGATCACCGGGCACAGCGCCTCCGACGGCGTCGTCGACGGCGCCTCCGACGGCGGCGCCGTGCCCCTCGACGTCGAGCTGCCCGCGGGGGTGCTCCCCCGCGCGGAGCTGCGGGAGCTGGTGTGGGAGCACGCCGGGCTGCTGCGCGACCGCGCCGGCCTGGAGCTGCTCACCAAGACCCTCGCCGGTGCGGTGCCCCACCAGCGCACCACCGACGCCGCCGACGTCGCCGACCTCGAGGTCCGGGCGCTCACCGACGTCGCCGCCCTGCTCGCCGCAGGTGCGCTGGCCCGCGAGGAGAGCCGCGGCGCCCACGCCCGCACCGACCACCCCAGCCGGTGCGAGCCCGCGCGCCACGTGCTGCTGCGCGCCACCGCCGGCGGTGCCGCATGA
- the nadC gene encoding carboxylating nicotinate-nucleotide diphosphorylase, which translates to MTGSVAGSVAGSVTGQLADVVARALAEDAPWGDVTSESLLDASTATTAVLRARQDGVLAGIGAFAESLAQASRLVGVPQDGPGAVVVEVLAADGDRLAPGQVLARAHGSALAVLRAERVALNLVQHLSGIATATAEHVALVAAAGGSARVVDTRKTTPGLRALERHAVRCGGGSNHRWSLSDAVLVKDNHLALVGGDVTAALAAVRARVPHTTFVEVEVDRLDQLPAVLAAGVDGVLLDNFTLDDLRTGVAAVREHERAHGGRVLVEASGGVRRETIGAIAATGVDLVSVGGLTQASAALDVGLDVGDDAAVAPVRTRTG; encoded by the coding sequence ATGACCGGGTCGGTCGCCGGGTCGGTCGCCGGGTCGGTCACCGGGCAGCTGGCCGACGTGGTCGCCCGGGCCCTCGCCGAGGACGCGCCCTGGGGCGACGTCACCAGCGAGTCGCTGCTGGACGCCTCCACCGCCACCACGGCCGTGCTGCGCGCTCGCCAGGACGGCGTGCTCGCCGGAATCGGGGCCTTCGCCGAGTCGCTCGCGCAGGCCTCCCGCCTGGTGGGCGTCCCGCAGGACGGGCCTGGTGCCGTCGTCGTCGAGGTCCTGGCTGCTGACGGTGACCGCCTCGCCCCGGGGCAGGTGCTCGCCCGGGCGCACGGCAGCGCGCTGGCGGTGCTGCGCGCCGAGCGCGTCGCGCTCAACCTCGTGCAGCACCTGTCGGGGATCGCGACGGCCACGGCCGAGCACGTGGCGCTGGTCGCCGCAGCCGGCGGCAGCGCCCGGGTGGTCGACACCCGCAAGACCACCCCGGGCCTGCGCGCGCTGGAGCGGCACGCCGTCCGCTGCGGCGGCGGGAGCAACCACCGGTGGTCGCTGTCCGACGCAGTGCTCGTCAAGGACAACCACCTCGCCCTCGTCGGCGGTGACGTCACCGCGGCGCTCGCGGCCGTGCGGGCCCGGGTGCCGCACACCACGTTCGTGGAGGTGGAGGTCGACAGGCTCGACCAGCTGCCCGCGGTGCTGGCGGCCGGCGTGGACGGTGTCCTGCTCGACAACTTCACCCTGGACGACCTGCGCACGGGCGTGGCCGCCGTGCGCGAGCACGAGCGCGCCCACGGCGGGCGGGTGCTCGTCGAGGCCAGCGGCGGCGTGCGGCGGGAGACGATCGGCGCGATCGCCGCGACCGGGGTGGACCTCGTCTCGGTGGGCGGGCTCACGCAGGCGTCAGCGGCGCTGGACGTGGGGCTGGACGTCGGGGACGACGCCGCGGTGGCGCCCGTCCGCACCCGCACGGGCTGA
- the nadA gene encoding quinolinate synthase NadA — translation MVSVAVTLGRTAPGSTAPASAPVSSCDARLAAEPFALDALPGLPAPAPEYGPGASVVDTAPPHTPVQEQIPERYRRMEADEVHERIRAAKAELGSAVVVLGHHYQRDEVIAHADVTGDSFLLARRSLERPEARYVVFCGVHFMAETADLLTRPDQAVVLPNLAAGCSMADMADLDAVQDCWDQLEAAIGRPLDVPADGPGDDGLVEVVPVTYMNSSAAIKAFCGEHGGIVCTSSNATAVLEWAFARGRRVLFVPDQHLGRNTAAGMGVPADLMPLWDPRKPLGGNSAAALVDARVLLWRGWCSVHQRFTTAQIDAARAADPSVHVVVHPECPQAVVDAADQAGSTEFIIKAVEAAPAGTSLAIGTEINLVRRLADAHPDKTITCLDPVICPCSTMYRIHPGYLAWVLESLVERERARAAGVPEAELGPVVNRVVVDDDAAAHARTALERMLAVVP, via the coding sequence ATGGTCTCCGTCGCCGTCACCCTCGGCCGCACCGCGCCCGGCAGCACCGCGCCCGCCAGCGCGCCCGTGAGCTCCTGCGACGCCCGGCTCGCCGCCGAGCCGTTCGCCCTGGACGCCCTCCCCGGCCTGCCCGCCCCCGCGCCGGAGTACGGCCCGGGCGCCTCCGTGGTGGACACCGCGCCGCCGCACACGCCCGTGCAGGAGCAGATCCCCGAGCGCTACCGCCGCATGGAGGCCGACGAGGTCCACGAGCGGATCCGCGCCGCCAAGGCCGAGCTCGGCAGCGCCGTCGTCGTCCTGGGGCACCACTACCAGCGCGACGAGGTCATCGCGCACGCGGACGTCACGGGGGACTCCTTCCTCCTGGCCCGGCGCAGCCTGGAGCGGCCGGAGGCGAGGTACGTCGTCTTCTGCGGCGTGCACTTCATGGCCGAGACCGCCGACCTGCTGACCCGGCCCGACCAGGCCGTGGTGCTGCCCAACCTCGCCGCGGGCTGCTCGATGGCGGACATGGCCGACCTCGACGCCGTGCAGGACTGCTGGGACCAGCTCGAGGCCGCGATCGGCCGCCCCCTCGACGTCCCCGCTGACGGACCCGGCGACGACGGGCTGGTCGAGGTCGTGCCGGTCACCTACATGAACTCCTCCGCCGCCATCAAGGCGTTCTGCGGGGAGCACGGCGGCATCGTCTGCACCTCCTCCAACGCCACCGCCGTGCTGGAGTGGGCCTTCGCGCGCGGTCGCCGGGTGCTCTTCGTGCCCGACCAGCACCTGGGCCGCAACACCGCCGCGGGAATGGGGGTCCCCGCGGACCTCATGCCGCTGTGGGACCCGCGCAAGCCGCTGGGCGGCAACAGCGCCGCCGCGCTCGTGGACGCCCGCGTCCTCCTGTGGCGCGGCTGGTGCTCGGTGCACCAGCGCTTCACCACCGCCCAGATCGACGCCGCCCGCGCCGCCGACCCGTCCGTGCACGTGGTGGTGCACCCCGAGTGCCCGCAGGCCGTGGTCGACGCCGCCGACCAGGCCGGCTCGACGGAGTTCATCATCAAGGCGGTGGAGGCGGCGCCGGCCGGGACGAGCCTGGCGATCGGCACCGAGATCAACCTCGTGCGCCGCCTCGCCGACGCCCACCCCGACAAGACCATCACCTGCCTCGACCCGGTGATCTGCCCCTGCTCGACGATGTACCGGATCCACCCCGGCTACCTGGCGTGGGTGCTGGAGTCGCTCGTCGAGCGGGAGCGCGCGAGGGCCGCGGGGGTGCCCGAGGCCGAGCTGGGCCCGGTGGTCAACCGCGTCGTGGTCGACGACGACGCCGCCGCCCACGCCCGGACCGCGCTGGAGCGGATGCTGGCGGTCGTCCCGTGA
- a CDS encoding NUDIX hydrolase → MGASLDLAVSTVILALLPGTAAGCGDETLQLHLPLVRRTREPFDGRWALPGGWVTPDERLSSAARRTLAETTGLRPSYLEQLYTFGAPHRSPTGRVVSVVYTALVRAPEAAAVEVGENVRWAPADRLPDTVGELAFDHAEIVDYALWRLRTKVGYAAIAQHFLAEVFTLAELRGVHEAVLGKSLDPANFRRSVAASGAVEATDEVRAGAAHRPARLYRAVLPPGGATGGYPPWQSRPELG, encoded by the coding sequence GTGGGCGCGTCGCTCGACCTCGCCGTCTCCACGGTGATCCTCGCCCTGCTGCCCGGCACCGCCGCGGGCTGCGGGGACGAGACCCTCCAGCTGCACCTGCCGCTGGTCCGGCGCACCCGTGAGCCCTTCGACGGGCGGTGGGCGCTGCCCGGCGGCTGGGTGACCCCCGACGAGCGGCTCAGCTCCGCCGCCCGCCGCACCCTCGCCGAGACGACGGGCCTGCGCCCCAGCTACCTCGAGCAGCTCTACACCTTCGGCGCGCCGCACCGCTCCCCCACCGGGCGGGTGGTCTCGGTGGTCTACACCGCCCTGGTCCGCGCCCCCGAGGCCGCCGCCGTCGAGGTGGGCGAGAACGTGCGCTGGGCCCCGGCGGACCGGCTCCCCGACACCGTCGGCGAGCTGGCCTTCGACCACGCCGAGATCGTCGACTACGCGCTGTGGCGGCTGCGGACCAAGGTCGGCTACGCCGCCATCGCCCAGCACTTCCTCGCCGAGGTGTTCACCCTCGCCGAGCTGCGCGGCGTGCACGAGGCCGTGCTCGGCAAGAGCCTCGACCCCGCCAACTTCCGCCGGTCCGTGGCCGCCTCCGGAGCCGTGGAGGCCACCGACGAGGTCCGGGCCGGGGCCGCCCACCGCCCCGCCCGCCTCTACCGCGCCGTGCTGCCCCCCGGAGGGGCGACCGGCGGCTACCCGCCCTGGCAGTCCCGTCCCGAGCTCGGCTGA
- a CDS encoding anthranilate synthase component I — translation MGTTWPDLPTFRALARDRRVIPVVRRLLADAETPVGVYRKLAGEATGTFLLESADHGGVWSRYSIVGARSAAVLTERDGQAHWLGTPPAGVPLDGDPLVAVRETLAALRTPRLPGLPPLTGGLVGVLGWDVVRRWEKLPSPPRSQGTEPPELALCLATDLAVVDHVDSSVLLVANAVNLDGTDQRVDEAWADAVARLDAMAGRLAEPAPSTVSTLDPAVASAAAAAQPRRTSTAGEYEAAVEAAKAAIRDGEVFQVVPSQTFEVDCPADALDVYRALRATNPSPYMYLFRFADPDGGRYDVVGSSPESLVKVADGRAMTHPIAGTRPRGATPEQDAALAADLLADAKERAEHLMLVDLARNDLARVCRPGTVEVVEFMEVWRYSHVMHLVSTVTGDVREGRTAFDVLQSTFPAGTLSGAPKPRALALIDSLEPVRRGLYGGTAGYFDVAGDLDMAITIRSAVLRDGVARVQAGAGVVADSVPASEEAETRAKAAAVLAAVARAGALRPLSGA, via the coding sequence ATCGGCACCACCTGGCCCGACCTGCCGACCTTCCGCGCGCTGGCGCGCGACCGCCGCGTCATCCCCGTGGTGCGACGCCTGCTGGCGGACGCGGAGACCCCGGTCGGCGTCTACCGCAAGCTCGCGGGGGAGGCGACGGGCACGTTCCTGCTCGAGTCCGCCGACCACGGCGGCGTCTGGTCGCGCTACTCCATCGTCGGCGCGCGCTCGGCGGCCGTGCTCACCGAGCGCGACGGCCAGGCGCACTGGCTCGGCACCCCGCCGGCGGGGGTGCCCCTCGACGGCGACCCGCTGGTGGCGGTCCGCGAGACCCTCGCGGCCCTGCGCACACCGCGCCTGCCGGGCCTGCCGCCGCTGACCGGCGGGCTCGTCGGCGTCCTCGGCTGGGACGTGGTGCGCCGCTGGGAGAAGCTCCCCAGCCCGCCGCGCTCCCAGGGCACCGAGCCCCCGGAGCTCGCGCTGTGCCTGGCCACCGACCTCGCCGTGGTCGACCACGTCGACTCCTCGGTGCTGCTCGTGGCCAACGCCGTCAACCTCGACGGCACCGACCAGCGCGTCGACGAGGCCTGGGCGGACGCCGTGGCCCGCCTCGACGCGATGGCCGGCAGGCTCGCCGAGCCGGCGCCGTCCACCGTCTCCACCCTCGACCCGGCGGTGGCCTCGGCGGCGGCCGCCGCCCAGCCCCGGCGCACCTCCACCGCCGGCGAGTACGAGGCGGCGGTGGAGGCGGCCAAGGCGGCCATCCGTGACGGCGAGGTGTTCCAGGTGGTGCCCTCGCAGACGTTCGAGGTGGACTGCCCGGCCGACGCCCTCGACGTCTACCGCGCGCTGCGGGCCACCAACCCCAGCCCGTACATGTACCTGTTCCGCTTCGCCGACCCCGACGGCGGTCGCTACGACGTGGTGGGCTCCAGCCCGGAGTCGCTGGTCAAGGTCGCCGACGGGCGCGCCATGACCCACCCGATCGCCGGGACCCGTCCGCGCGGGGCCACGCCCGAGCAGGACGCGGCGCTCGCCGCGGACCTGCTCGCGGACGCCAAGGAGCGCGCCGAGCACCTCATGCTCGTGGACCTCGCCCGCAACGACCTCGCCCGCGTCTGCCGCCCGGGCACCGTCGAGGTGGTCGAGTTCATGGAGGTCTGGCGCTACAGCCACGTCATGCACCTGGTGAGCACCGTCACCGGCGACGTGCGCGAGGGGCGGACGGCGTTCGACGTGCTGCAGTCGACGTTCCCCGCCGGCACGCTCTCCGGGGCGCCCAAGCCGCGCGCGCTGGCCCTCATCGACTCCCTCGAGCCGGTCCGGCGCGGCCTGTACGGCGGCACGGCCGGCTACTTCGACGTGGCGGGGGACCTGGACATGGCCATCACCATCCGCAGCGCCGTCCTGCGCGACGGCGTCGCGCGCGTGCAGGCCGGTGCGGGCGTGGTGGCCGACTCGGTGCCCGCCAGCGAGGAGGCCGAGACCCGCGCGAAGGCGGCCGCGGTGCTCGCCGCCGTCGCCCGCGCGGGCGCGCTGCGGCCGCTGTCCGGTGCCTGA
- a CDS encoding Trp biosynthesis-associated membrane protein, with product MPEPGAPAPRPRRRLRGRAPVVLLGLVAGGLLLAVSTQPWVLAALPVGPGGSAPDLPVAGRTAAAAVPAVGVVAVAGSLALSTLRGAGRVAAGALLVLAGLAAGAGAVALLVDPVGAAVAAARTATGVGEVDGARTTAWPLVALLPALGVAASGVLALVAGRSWGTSERFEAPTAAGPAGAGGAGAAGGAPGPAARPAAPSRAGLWDGLSRGEDPTDGPADGSSDAPPRDRAE from the coding sequence GTGCCTGAGCCGGGCGCGCCGGCCCCGCGGCCCCGGCGCCGGCTGCGGGGCCGGGCGCCCGTCGTCCTGCTGGGCCTCGTGGCCGGCGGGCTCCTGCTGGCCGTCAGCACCCAGCCGTGGGTGCTCGCAGCGCTGCCGGTGGGACCCGGGGGCAGCGCCCCGGACCTGCCCGTGGCCGGACGCACCGCCGCGGCGGCGGTGCCGGCCGTGGGCGTGGTGGCGGTGGCGGGCTCGCTGGCCCTGTCCACCCTGCGCGGCGCCGGCCGCGTCGCCGCCGGTGCGCTGCTGGTGCTGGCCGGCCTGGCGGCCGGGGCCGGCGCGGTCGCCCTGCTCGTGGACCCGGTCGGTGCCGCGGTGGCGGCAGCGCGGACCGCCACCGGTGTCGGGGAGGTCGACGGCGCGCGGACCACCGCCTGGCCGCTGGTGGCCCTGCTGCCGGCGCTGGGTGTCGCCGCGTCCGGCGTGCTCGCCCTGGTGGCGGGTCGCTCGTGGGGGACCTCCGAGCGCTTCGAGGCGCCGACCGCCGCCGGCCCCGCCGGCGCTGGGGGTGCCGGCGCCGCTGGGGGTGCGCCCGGCCCTGCGGCCCGCCCCGCCGCCCCCAGCCGGGCGGGCTTGTGGGACGGGCTCAGCCGCGGCGAGGACCCCACCGACGGACCCGCCGACGGGTCGTCCGACGCGCCGCCGCGGGACCGGGCAGAATGA
- a CDS encoding HGxxPAAW family protein produces the protein MSTDADSNPIVQARREEVEQHIDHGHSVAGWAGAGLGLLGSGIASVAVVLAMVWLFWVGIVVMLLGLPVGWALSRAGKGQKQHPQQHGSPTPVR, from the coding sequence ATGAGCACCGACGCCGACAGCAACCCGATCGTGCAGGCACGCCGCGAGGAGGTCGAGCAGCACATCGACCACGGCCACTCGGTGGCCGGCTGGGCGGGCGCCGGGCTGGGGCTGCTCGGCTCCGGCATCGCCTCCGTCGCCGTCGTCCTCGCGATGGTGTGGCTCTTCTGGGTCGGGATCGTCGTCATGCTGCTCGGCCTGCCCGTCGGCTGGGCGCTCAGCCGCGCCGGCAAGGGCCAGAAGCAGCACCCGCAGCAGCACGGCTCGCCGACGCCCGTGCGCTGA
- the hisI gene encoding phosphoribosyl-AMP cyclohydrolase — protein sequence MSSATTGETTGSPLDPALAGLLKRDAAGLVAAVVQAHDTREVLMVGWMDDEALHRTLTTGRTWFWSRSRSEYWRKGDSSGAVQRVRTVSLDCDGDALLVTVDQTGGACHTGDRTCFDARPLLEEPAP from the coding sequence GTGAGCAGCGCCACCACCGGTGAGACCACCGGCTCCCCGCTCGACCCCGCCCTCGCCGGGCTCCTGAAGCGCGACGCCGCCGGCCTCGTGGCCGCCGTCGTGCAGGCGCACGACACCCGCGAGGTGCTCATGGTCGGCTGGATGGACGACGAGGCGCTGCACCGCACCCTCACCACGGGCCGCACCTGGTTCTGGAGCCGCAGCCGCTCGGAGTACTGGCGCAAGGGGGACAGCTCCGGCGCCGTGCAGCGCGTGCGCACCGTCAGCCTCGACTGCGACGGCGACGCCCTGCTCGTCACGGTCGACCAGACCGGCGGTGCGTGCCACACCGGCGACCGCACCTGCTTCGACGCCCGCCCGCTGCTCGAGGAGCCGGCCCCGTGA